TGCGCAGGGCGGACTTCACCGACTGGTTGCGCTGCCGCGCCGCCTCGTTGGTGCGGATCCGCTTCAGCTGGGACTTGATGTTGGCCACGCCTGTTTCCTCTGATTCCTGTCGTCGGATGGTCTAGCTGTCTCTGGTACAACCACGAAGTCTGTGGGCGCGCACCGAACCGCAACATCGACATACGGAAAGCGCTGCACCGACGATCGACAGTACCAGCCACCGGCTCGCGGAATGAAATCGCCCCGATGGGACCGGATGATGTCATCGCCGGATACATGTTGATCAAGCAAATTTTACCTACGTCCAACCGCACGAGAACCAGACATGTTGGACGATTGATACATGTCCCCCACCGCCGCAGCCCGCGCCACAGCGCCCGCCCCACCCGCGGCATCGGCGCCGCGGCGGCATACCGACGAGGGCATTTTCGCCGGTTACACGCCCGGGCGCTACGAAAATGCCTACGACGAGATGTTCGATGCCCAGGGCCGGGTACGCACCGCCTACCGTGGCCTGTTCGACGCGCTGGCGCCGATCGAGGAGGGTGACCTGCAGCGTCGCAACGAGGCGCTGAACCGGGCCTTCATCGATCAGGGCGTCACCTTCTCGCTGTCCGGGCAGGAGCGCCCCTTCCCGCTGGATCTGGTGCCGCGCGTGATCACGGCCGCCGAATGGGCCAAACTCGAGCGCGGTATCCGGCAGCGGGTCACCGCGCTGGAGCTGTTCCTCGCCGACATCTACGGCGAGCAGACCATCCTGCGGGACCGCGTGATTCCCAAACGGCTGGTCACCTCGTGTCAACACTTCCACCGGGAGGCCACCGGGGTGGTGCCGCCGAACGGGGTGCGCATCCACGTCGCCGGTATCGACCTGATCCGCGACGAGCGCGGCGAATTCCGGGTGCTGGAGGACAATCTGCGGTCCCCGTCGGGCGTCTCCTATGTCATGGAGAATCGCAGCACGATGGCGCGGGTCTTCCCGGATCTGTTCTTCTCGCACCGGGTGCGCGCGGTCGGCGACTACGCCAGTCAGCTGCTGCGGGCACTGCGGTGCGCCGCCGCACCGAACGCGGCGGACCCGACCGTGGTCGTCCTGACCCCCGGCGTGCACAACTCGGCCTATTTCGAACATTCGCTGCTGGCCCGGCAGATGGGCGTCGAGCTGGTCGAGGGCCGCGACCTGTTCTGCCGCGACAACGTCGTCTACATGCGCACCACCGCCGGTGAGGTGCAGGTGGACGTGGTCTACCGCCGCATCGACGACACCTATCTGGATCCGATGCAGTTCCGGCACGATTCGGTGCTCGGCGTCGCCGGCATCCTCAATGCCGCGCGCGCCGGAAATGTGGTGCTGGCCAACGCCTTCGGCAACGGGGTCGGCGACGACAAGCTCACCTACACCTATGTGCCCACGATCATCGACTACTACCTCGGCGAGAAACCGATCCTGCCGAACGTGGACACGCTGCGCTGCTGGCTGCCGGAGGAACGCGACGAGGTGCTGGACCGGGCCCCGGAACTGGTGATCAAACCGGTGGAGGGCTCCGGCGGCTACGGCATCGTGATCGGGCCGGACGCCAGTGCGAAGGAGCACGACACGATCCGCCGCAAGATCCGCGCGAATCCGCGCGGCTGGATCGGCCAGCCGGTGGTGCAGCTGTCGACCGTGCCGACCCGCATCGGCGACGACCTGCGGCCCCGGCACGTGGATCTGCGTCCGTTCGCGGTCAACGACGGCGAATCCATCTGGGTGCTGCCCGGCGGCCTCACCCGGGTGGCACTACCGGCGAATTCCCTGGTGGTCAACTCCAGCCAGGGCGGCGGCAGCAAGGACACCTGGGTGCTGGCGCCGCGCACCTCCGACGAGAAACGCGAATTGGCCGGCGCCGAGGTGGTTTCGGAACTGCCGGAAACGAACACTCAGGAATTGGGAAGGGAATTGAACGCCGCGCAGGCGAATCAGCAACAACAGCAACAACAGCAGACGGGCAAGATCGAGCGTTGACCCGGCCGGGATGCCGCCGGACGGCATCCGGGCGCGGGGACAATTGAAGGCGGTGGGCGAAGATGTTGGCGCGCAATGCCGAATCCCTGTACTGGATCGGCAGATACGTGGAGCGGGCCGACGATACCGCGCGGATCCTGGATGTGGCTGTACACCAGCTGCTCGAGGATTCGACGGTGGACCCGGACCGCGCCTCGCGAGTGATGTTGCGGGTGCTGGGAATCGAACCCCCCGAGGGCGAACTCGACGTGTGGTCGGTGACGAATCTGGTCGCGTTCAGTCACGGGCACGGCGGCTCGATCGTCGACTCGATCGCGAAGGCACGCGAGAACGCCCGCGGTGCACGGGAAGTCACCACCAGCGAGATGTGGGAATGCCTGAACGCCACCTACAACGGGCTGGCGGCGGCGGAGAAGAACGCCCGGGCGCTGGGCCCGCACGAATTCTTCCACTACATCACCGGCCGGGCCGCGATGTTCGCCGGACTGTCCGACTCCACCCTCAGCCGTGACGACGGTTACCGATTCCTGTTGCTGGGCCGCGTGATCGAGCGGGTCGACATGACCGTCCGGCTGCTGCTGTCACGCGCCGGCGACCGCGCCTCCTCGCCGGCCTGGGTGACCGTGCTGCGCTCGGCCGGCGGGCACGACACCTATCTGCGCTCGCATCGCGGTGCCCTCGACGCCAATCTGGTGGTCGAGTTCATGCTGCTGGACCGGTCCTTCCCACGCTCGGTGTTCCATTCGCTGCGGGTCGCCGAATCCTGTCTGCAGGAACTGGATCAGCGGCCCAACGGCCGATTCGGCGCGCAGCACGAGGCGGGCCGGCTGCTCGGCCGCGGCCGCAGCGAACTGGAATTCCTGCCACCCGGTGTCCTTCTGGAGGATCTGCAGACGAGACTCGTTCTGCTGCAACAGACCTGCCGCCAGGTCAGCGAGGCGGTCTCGCGGCAGTACTTCTACGCGGCGCCCTGGGTGGCCTGGACCGACCTGCATTCCAGTCAGGACCGGCAAGTGGAGGAGGTCTAGACATGTGGCGGATGCGGGTGGTCCATACCACCGGATACGTGTACGACGCTCCGGTGACCCGGTCGTTCAACGAGGCGCGCCTGACACCGCGCGCCGACAGCCGGCAGACGGTGATCCTCAACCGGGTCGAGACGGTGCCGTCGACCCGGTCCTATCGGTACGCCGACTACTGGGGCACCCAGGTCACGGCCTTCGACCTGCACGCACCGCACACCGAGCTGGAGGTCACCGGCGCGTCGGTGGTGGAGACCGAACCCGACGGCGGTCCCACCGAGGAGCTGTCCTGGGAGAATCTACAGACCGAGGAGATCATCGACCGCTTCGACGAGCTGCTGGAACCCACCGAATACGTGCCCCGCGACCGGCGCCTGGCCACCGTCGCCCGCCAGCTGTCGCGCGCGGTGCCGCCGGCGAAGGCCGTGGTGCGCGCGGCCGAATGGGTGCACAGCGAGATGGACTATCTCGCCGGCACCACCTCCGTGCACACCTCCGCGGTGCAGGCCTTCGCCGAACGCAAGGGCGTCTGCCAGGACTACGCGCACCTGACCCTGGTCCTGTTGCGCGCCATGGGAATTCCCAGCCGCTACGTCTCCGGCTATCTGCATCCGCAGCCGTCGGCGGCGATCGGCGAATCCGTGGCCGGCCAGTCGCACGCGTGGGTGGAGGCGTGGACCGGCGGCTGGTGGGGCTACGACCCCACCAACAACGTCGCGATCAACGAACAGCACGTCTCCGTCGGCGTCGGCCGTGACTACGCCGACGTGCCGCCGCTGAAGGGCATCTTCTCCGGCGACGGCTCCACCGACCTGGAGGTGGTCGTGGAGGTCACCCGCCTCGCCTGAGGCGTATCACGCCGGGGGCCGGTGCAGCGTGCGGATCCACCGGCGGGTGTCGGCGGGATCGATCACCGCGTCGAGTTCGAGAACCGTTGCGGCGGTGAGCGCCTTGCCGTTGGCGGAGGCGAGCCGGACCAGTTCGTCGAAGGCCGCCTGCCGCTGCGCCGGATCGGCGATCCCGGCGAGCTCCTTGGCGAACCCCAGCCGCACCGCGCCCTCCAGCCCCATCCCGCCGATTTCGCCGGTGGGCCAGGCGATCACGAAATCCGGCGCGCGGAACGATCCGGCCGCCATGGCCTGTGCCCCCAGCCCGTACCCCTTGCGCACCACGATCGTGCCGAACGGCACGGACAGCGCCGCGGCATCGATGAACAACCGGCTGAACCGGGTGACCGTGGCCTGTTCCTCGGCATCCGGTCCGACCATGAATCCCGGTGTGTCACACAGCGAGACGATCGGCAGTCCGTGCGCCCCGCACAACCGGAGGAACGCCCCGAGCTTGTCGGCCGCCGGTGCGTCGATGGCGCCGCCGAGATGCCCGCAATCGTTGGCGATCAGCCCGAACGCGCGGCCCTCCACCCGAACCAGGGCGGTGACCACCCCGATCCCCCAGTCCCGCCGCAGCTCGAGCATCGAATCCACATCCACGACGGATTCGATCGCGGCGCGAATGTCGTAGGCGCGCAACCTGTTCTCCGGCACCGCGTGCCGGGCCAGCCGGGGATCCGGCGCGGTCCACTCCGCGGTGGTCCCCTGGAAGTAGGCGAGATACCGCCGCGCGACCGCCACGGCCTCGGCCTCGTCTCCGGCGACGACGTGCACAACCCCGTTGCGCCGCTGCACGTCCACGGGTCCGATCTGCTCGGGCGTGAACACCCCGAGCCCACCACCTTCGATCATCGCCGGCCCGCCCATACCGATATTCGCGTCCGGGGTGGCGATCACGACATCGCACATACCCAGCAGCGCAGCGTTTCCGGCGAAGCACCGCCCGGACACGATGCCGATCAACGGCACCCGGCCCGACAACGCCGCCATGGTGCGGAAGGTGGTGACATCCAACATGGAAATCCCACCGTGATCGGTATCCCCCGGCCGCCCGCCGCCACCCTCGGTGAAGAACACCACCGGTAGCCCCTGCTCGCGCGCGAGCTCCAGCATCCGATCGGTCTTGCCGTGATTGCGCATACCCTGCGTCCCGGCCAGCACGGTGTAGTCGTACGACATCACCACGGCCCGGGACCCCTCGGCGCCGAACCGATCGGCGTTGATCGTGGCGACCCCCGCGACCAGACCGTCCGCGGGCGTATTGGCGATCAGATCCTCGATACTGCGCCGGGCCCGCTGCGCCGCGATGGCCAACCCGCCGTACTCTACGAAACTGTCCGAATCGACCAGATCATCGATGTTCTCGCGCGCGCTCCGCCGCCCCAGCCGATGCCGCTTGGCCACCGCCGCGGGCCGCGCCGCATCGTGCGTGGCGTCGTTCCGCGCCAGCACCTCGGCCAGATCGTCGCGCACGGAATCCAGATCGACATCGGCAACCTCCGCCGAAACCCCGTCGTGCTCGGCGGTGACCCAGACCAGCAGAGCCGACCGCGGATCGACGACATCCCCCGGCCCGACCGCATGCCGCACCACCCGCATCGCCTGCTCGGCACGCAGCACATGCTGCATCTTCATCGCCTCCAGCACGACAACCTCGGCCCCCGCCGCCACCACGGCCCCCGGCTCGACCAGCGTCACCACGGTGGCACCCATCGGCGACCGCAGCACGGCCTCCCCGTCGTGCAGTCCGTCCTCCCCGGCGACGGGATGGTTCCCCACGCCACCGTTGCTCGCGGCAGCACCGACACCGTTCCCCGCGCCACCGCGGTCGGCCGCTACGCCACCGTGCTCCGACGAATGCCCTTCGCGGTCCGATGTCCGAACGTATTCGTCCGCCCGAGCGGACAATTCGCCGAGGTGGCGTTCGAACCAGGTAGTGTCGACCGGCCGGGTACCGGCGAGTTCGGCCAGCACGGCCCGCACCAGCGCGGCATTGGTGTGCACACCGACCACTTCGAGTTCGGACAGCGCATCGGCACATCGTTGCAGCGCCGATCCGTACGACGGCCCGCGCGCGATCACCTTGGCCAGCAACGGATCGAACTGCGCCGTCTGCCGCATCCCGGTCCGCGCCGCGGTGTCGACCCGCACACCGACGCCGGTGGGGGCCGAGAACCGTTCCAGCACACCGGTACTCGGTAGGAGCGTGCCGTCCACGGCACTGGTCTCGGCATTGACCCGGGCCTGCACCGCACAACCGCGCGGCACGGCCCCCGCACTCACCGCCGGATCGAGCTCCCCGAGCACCCGCCCCTCGGCCAGATCCAGTTGCACGGCAACCAGATCCACCCCGGTCACCTCCTCGGTGACGGTGTGCTCCACCTGCAACCGGGGATTGACCTCCAGAAAATGGAAACCCGAAGCGGTGACCAGGAATTCGACGGTGATCACGCCTCGGCAGCCCACCGATCGGGCGAGCGAGACCGCCGCACGATGCAGCCCGGACCGCACCTCCGGATCGAGGTCCGGCGCCGGCGCCACCTCGATCAGTTTCTGATGACGCCGCTGCACACTGCAATCGCGATCACCGAGCGCCACCGCGTCCACACCGTCGGCGACGATCTGCACCTCGATGTGCCGCGCACCGGTCACCAGCGCCTCGGCATACACGGTGTCGTCACCGAATCCGGCCCGCGCCTCCGCCCGGCACCGCTCGTACACCTCGGCCACCTGCCCCGGATCCCGCACCGGCCGCATCCCGCGCCCACCACCACCGGCGACGGCCTTGACCATCACACCGGTGGGATGGGCCCCCAGCAACGCCGCAATCTCCTCCGGCCCGGCCCCGGCGGCCGTCGCCGGGACCACCGGAACCCCGGCCCGCTCGGCCGCACCCCGGGCCGCCACCTTGTCCCCGAAGACTCGCAGCGCCTCCGGACCGGGCCCGACGAACACGAGCCCCGCCGCCGCACAAGCCTCGGCCAATGCCGCACTCTCACTGAGGAATCCATAGCCCGGATGCACGAAAGCACCCGCCCCCGCCGTCGCGGCGGCCGCCACCACCGCGGCAACATCCAGATAGGCGGCAGCACCCCGACCCGGCAACTGCACCGCCTCATCGGCCAGCCGCACCGGCAGGCTCCCGGCCTCGTCAGCGGTATACAGCGCCAGCGTCGACCAGCCCCGCTCCCGAGCGGTCCGCAACACCCGGACCGCTATCTCACCCCGATTGGCCACCACGACGCGCATGCCCACAGCTTCGCATCCGAACCGGACAACCGACACCGAGGCACCACCGATCCGCGCCCTTCACGCATGAACCAGGCGCGAGGAGACCATCCGGCTTTCGGCCCACGGTCGCCACCGATCTCAGGTCAGCAATCAGGGACCAGAGGTTCAGGGCAGCAGAGGCATCGGCGGTCGTATTATTCCATTCTATTACCTACCTTAGGTATCTATTTTCGACCATGAGCCCGTGGGGGTGGCCGATCGGGATGCAGCTACAATATACCTAACTTAGGTATCCAATAGAGGTGGACGGATGACCAGCGGAAACGAGGCACTGAAAGGGCTGCTGCCCCGCATGGCACAACTCAGCAGCACGCTGAGTCGCGGGCAACTGTTCGAAACCGCCACGGCCACGGCCGGAATCACCCTGGAGCGGCCGGCGATCACGATCCTGGTGATCCTCGAATCCGCCGAGGGGGCCATGCGCGTCGGTGAGATCGCCACGAGGATGCAGGTCGCCGGGCCGCACGTCACCCGGCAGTTGAACGCACTCGAGAAGCGCCGTCTGGTGCGGCGCATCGCCGACCCGGACGATCAGCGCGCTCGCCTGATCACCCTCACCCCCGAGGGGGAGAAGCTGGTCGGCCGCTATCTGCACGTCATCGACGGCTGGTTCGACCAGGCGCTGACCGGCTGGTCGCAGGCCGATCAGCGCGAGCTGGTTCATCTCCTGGGCCGCCTCGTCGACGACCTCTCCACCCATCTGAACACCATCGACGGCGGTCCTGCCGACCAGTGACCTCGGGGATCTTCCCGGCCTGCGGTACCCCAGATCCGGCGGATATCAAGACTTCCGATTTACGAGAACGATATTCTCGCCCTGTGGCGCAGACGCGGCACGCAGCGGGAGGAAGATCATGACGGATCAGCCGCAACGGATCGAGTTCGACGTCAGTGCGGCGGTCGGGGAGCCGGCGCGGCTGGCCGCCTCCTACTTCCCACCGGCCGGTGGCGGGCAGGCGCCGGCGGTGCTCGTCTGCCTGCCCGGCGGCACCTACGATCGCGGCTACTTCGATCTCCGGGTCCCGGAATTCGACGACTACAGCTTCGCCACGGATGCCGCGGCACGCGGCTACGCCGTGATCGCGCTGGATCACCTGGGCACCGGCGCGAGCAGCCGGCCGGACCGCGAGATCGGGCTCGCCGACCAGGCCGCGGCGGCCGCCGCCGCGGTGGCGGCCGTCCCGGCGATGACCGGGCAGTACGCGCCGGCCCTGTGCATCGCCCATTCACTGGGTGGCTACGTCGCGATGTACCAGCAGGCAGCGCACGGCAGCTATGTGGGCTTGGCCATTCTCGGCACCACCAATCAGTATGTGGCGCAACGACCGCTCGGCCCGGAGGACGCCGCGGCCGCCGAATCCCCCAGGGGTCGTGCGGAACTCGTCGAGCGGATGGTGGCGGTGTTCCCGCACCGATACGCACAGCCCGCGGACCGGGCGCCGATGCGGTCCTGGTTCCACCTGGCGGACGTGCCGGAGCAGGTGGTGACCGTGGACGACGCCACCACCCTCACCGTGGTGCCCCGCAGATCCGGCGCCGAAGCGTCGGTGCCGGGTATCGGCCGCGACGCCGCGGCCGCCGTCGATGTCCCCGTATTCCTGGGCTACGGAGCCGTCGACGTGTCACCGGACCCGCAGCGCGAAGCGAGTTTCTACCCGAACAGTCCGGACATCACCGTCTACGCGCTGACCGGTAGCGCACACTGCCACAATATGGCGGCCACCCGGCGGATCCTGTGGGATCGGCTGGCGCACTGGTACTCCGGCGTGCTGGGCACGACACCGATCGCACCCACCGGCCGATGAGGATCCTGATGCGCTGATTGCACCCGCGATACATTGCACCCGCGATTCGGCGACGGCCTCGGATTCACCGACTCGGCCGCTCCGACGTGCGGTCCAGCCATTCGCAGGTACGAACGATGGTGCGGGACAGCACATCCGGCGCCGCCGCGAGTATCGCGACGCCGACCTGCTCGAGGCCGAACGTCCGATACCACGTGCGGACCCGGACGAGAGTGGTCGCGTCCGCACACCGGGCCGCCGCGTCCCAGCCGAACCACGACAGACATGCGACATCCACAGCGGGATCGAAGGCCTGAGCGAGTTCCCACCGCAGCACTCGTGCGCCTCCCCGAGCACGTCCGCCATTGCCGCACAGTCGATTTCGGTCAATGCGCGCAGCAGGCCGCCGAGATCGGCGGTGCAGACCGGTTCGCCACGCTCACGCGGACGGCCGGGTATCCAGGTCGACGCGACGGCGGTGTGGCCCGCGACGGTGGCGACATCCGACAACGGCCGCGGTACTGCGAACGGAAGAGACAGTGCGGCAAGCCGATTCAGCAATGCCACGCGCCGCTCGAGCAGTTCGGCCGCATTCGGCCGTTCGGCGATCCGCACCACCGCGTACCCGGGAAACAGCACCACGGCGTGCGAACCGCCACGCACCAGCGATCCGGTCACCGGATCCCGGCCGGGCAGCACGGCGGCCGCGACCTCCGCGAACCGCGCCGGCACCCCCCATATCGCCAGGATATGGGCTCGCCGCCACGATCGTCCGCGTTACCGGCAGGACGTCACGGCATTCCGATGCGAATGTTCTTGACCTGCTGGAATTCGCGCAGCCCTTCCAGGCCACCGGCGCGGCCGGTGCCGCTCTGCTTGTATCCGCCGTAGGGGCTCTGCGGGGAGATGTCGCTGTTGCGGTTGATCCAGACCGAGCCGGATTCGAGTTGCCGGGCGATGCGGTGGGCCCGGGTCAGATCGGTGGTCTGGACGAAGGCGTTGAGGCCGAAGGTGGTGTCGTTGGCGATCGCCACAGCCTGGGCCTCGTCGGTGAATCGCATGACCGACACCACCGGGCCGAAGGTTTCGTTCTGCGCGAGCGGCGAGCGGTTGTCGACATCGGCGAATACGGTGGGTTCGAGGTAGTAACCGGCCGCGAGATCGCCGCCGAGGCGATGGCCGCCGGTCACGAGCTCGCCCATCCGATCCGCCACGGCGCGGTCGATGACCTGCAGGATCCGGTCGGTGGCGGCCTGACTGACCACAGGTCCCACCAGATTGCCCGGATCGAACGGGTCGCCGACCGGCGCGGCGGCGACCACAGCGAGGAATTTCGCCATGAACTCGTCGTAGACGGCGGCCTCGACCAGGATGCGGCTGCCGCAGGCACAGCTCTGCCCGGCCTGGCCGAGCGGTCCCTGGAACGCGGCCAAGCGGGCAGCGGCGTCGAGGTCGGCGTCGGCGAACACGATATTCGCCGATTTACCACCGAGTTCCGTGGCCACCGGGGTGAGATTCGCCGCGGCGGTGGTGATGATCGCCCGCGCGGTGTGGCCGCCACCGGTGAAGTGGATCTTGCGCACCCCGGGATGGCGGACGAGCGCGGCGCCACCGTCGGGGCCCGACGGCACCACATTGACCAGGCCGGGCGGCATGCCGACCTGTAGACAGAGTTCGCCGAACCGCAACGGCGTGAACGGCGAGATCTCGGATGGCTTGAGTACCACCGCATTTCCCGCCGCGAGCGCGGCCGCGACATTGAGCCCGATGACGACCAGCGGACCGTTCCACGGGGCGATGATGCCGACCACGCCGTAGGGTTCGTGCTCGATCAGGTTGACGTCGAACTTGTTCGACACCGGCGTGCTGGTGCCGGTCGCCTTGTCGACATAGCCGGCGTAGTAGCGGATGAAGCCCTCGGCCAGCGCGGCGTGGCCGGGGCTCATGACGATCGGCACCGCGAAGTCGTGGACGTTGAGGCGCCCGAGCCGCTCGATATCGTCGCGCATGGCGTCGGCGAGCGCGATCATCAGGTCGCGGCGGCGTTCCGGGGTGTAGGAGATCCACTCGCGGTGGGCCTGCCACGCCGATCGCACCGCGGCGTCGATCTCGGCGTCGCCGGCCAGTTCGACGGTCGCGTTGGGCCGGCCGTCGGCCGGATAGATGTGGTCGTAGGTGCCGCCCGACGAGCCGGTGACCCACTCGCCGCCGATGAGCAGGCCGGTGGGCAGGGTGTCGGTGGCGGCCGTCGGTGTGCCGGTCATGCTCATCGCACCATGAATCCGGCGTCGAGCGGCCATTCGATGCCGGTGATGAATTTCGCCTCGTCGGAGACCAGGTAGGCGACCGCGTTGGCGACATCCTCGGCCTCGAGCATCGGCAGCGGCAGCGCGTTCTGCATTCCCGAGATCGAGTTCTGGCCCCCGGCGGCGGCCTGTGCCATCAGCGCGCGCATGGCGTCGTTCTGGGTCATGCCGCTGGCGACCCCGGTCGGATGGATGGTGTTCACCCGAATCCATTCGGGCGCAAGATATCCCGCGAGACCCTGCATCAGGCCGACCACCCCGCGTTTCGCCGAGGCGTAGGCGTTGCCGCTGGCGAACAACGACGGCGAGGCCTTCAGCCCGGCGGTGGAACTGGTGATCACGATGGAACCGCCGCGGCCACCGGCCCGCAGTTCCGGCAGCGCGGCCCGCACGGTGTGATACACGCCGGTGAGATTGGTGTCGATGACGTCCTTCCAGTCGGCGAGGAAATCCTCCGATTCCGTCCCCATCCGGATGATGCCGGCGTTGGCGATGATGATGTCGACCCGGCCGAACTCCCCGTGGCCCTCCTCGAACGCGGCCCGCAGACCGTGGAAGTCGCGCACGTCGGCCTTGCGCGCGACCATCGTCCGGCCTTGTTCCGCAACGAGTTTCGCGGTCTCGGCCAGGTCGGCCTCGGTGGCGTTCGGGTAGGTCATCGAGGCGATGTCCGCGCAGATATCGATCCCGATGATGTCGACGCCCTCCCGGGCCAGCCGTACCGCGTGTGCGCGGCCCTGACCGCGTCCGGCGCCGGTGATGAACGCGACGCGCCCCTCGAGTCCTGCCATGTGGTGCTCTCTTCCCGGATCCGCGAGCGGCGACCGCCTGCCGCGATCAGACCCGCTACTGATTTCTAATGTGATCGACCGAACTGTAAGTCATGTGCCTTAGTGCTGTCCAGAGTGGTTTGATGAACCACATGACCGAGTCGATGCCCTTCGTCGGCCGTTCCGCGAAGCAGCAGCTGATCCTCACCGCGGAACGGCTCTACGCCCGGCACGGCCTCGACGGCGTGCCGTTGCGGCAGATCGGCAGCGAGGCCGGGATGGCCAACAAATCGGCCGTGCAGTACCACTTCGGCTCCAAACAGGGCCTCATCGACGCCATCCTGGTCAACCGCGTCGAGGACCTGACCCGCCGCCGCTCCCTGCTCGAAGCCCGGCTGCCCCCGGAGGATCTGCGTCGCGTCGTCGAGGCGCACCAACTGCCGCTGATGGAGCTCGGCGAGGACGAGGACTGCTACTACCTGCCCTTCCTCGAACAACTCGTGCGCGAGATGCACCCGCTCGACACGCTGCCGGAGACCCACCGCGAATCCGAGCGCGCCTACTACGCCCGGGTCGGCGCCCTCATCACCGACGTGCCACAACCGTTGCGCGACATCAGGATTCACCAGGCCTCGGGGACCTGTCTGCACGTGTGCGCGGACCGCCACCGGATGCGGACGCTCGGTATGCGCATCACCCCGTTCGCGTTGCACGTGAGTCAGTTGCTCGACACCCTGGTCGCCCAGCTGTCCGCTCCCCCGTCGGCGGAAACACTCGCCACGCTGCGCTCCGCACCCGCCGACCGGCCCACCCTGCGCGCCCTGCCGTGAACCCGCGTCCGGTCAGCCGCCCGGATCCCGGTCGGGCCCGCGCGCTGCCGGCGCACGGTGACTCAGCCGGACCAGCACCGCCACCAGCGAGGCCGCGACGGCCGCGGTGACTGCGCCGCCGGTGACCCCGTCCGGGACGGGCAGTGAAATGCCCAGCGACGCACCGTGTTCGGAGACCGACAACAACCATCGCAGCGGCAGGATCGTGAGCCGGAGCAGGATATCGGCCAGCGGCGGGCAGACACAGGCGACGACGGCGGCCAGCGTGCCCAGGATGGTGATCGGGGCGATGGCCGGTTCGACCAGGACGTTCACCAGGACGGCGAGCAACCCGACGTGACCGGTGAGCGCCGCCAGCAACGGGGTGGTGACGAGGAACGCCGCGGCGGCGATCGCGAAGGCCTCGGCGAGGCGATGCGGCCAGCCGTGCCGTTCCAGCC
This DNA window, taken from Nocardia sp. BMG111209, encodes the following:
- a CDS encoding aldehyde dehydrogenase family protein, whose amino-acid sequence is MSMTGTPTAATDTLPTGLLIGGEWVTGSSGGTYDHIYPADGRPNATVELAGDAEIDAAVRSAWQAHREWISYTPERRRDLMIALADAMRDDIERLGRLNVHDFAVPIVMSPGHAALAEGFIRYYAGYVDKATGTSTPVSNKFDVNLIEHEPYGVVGIIAPWNGPLVVIGLNVAAALAAGNAVVLKPSEISPFTPLRFGELCLQVGMPPGLVNVVPSGPDGGAALVRHPGVRKIHFTGGGHTARAIITTAAANLTPVATELGGKSANIVFADADLDAAARLAAFQGPLGQAGQSCACGSRILVEAAVYDEFMAKFLAVVAAAPVGDPFDPGNLVGPVVSQAATDRILQVIDRAVADRMGELVTGGHRLGGDLAAGYYLEPTVFADVDNRSPLAQNETFGPVVSVMRFTDEAQAVAIANDTTFGLNAFVQTTDLTRAHRIARQLESGSVWINRNSDISPQSPYGGYKQSGTGRAGGLEGLREFQQVKNIRIGMP
- a CDS encoding mycofactocin-coupled SDR family oxidoreductase, yielding MAGLEGRVAFITGAGRGQGRAHAVRLAREGVDIIGIDICADIASMTYPNATEADLAETAKLVAEQGRTMVARKADVRDFHGLRAAFEEGHGEFGRVDIIIANAGIIRMGTESEDFLADWKDVIDTNLTGVYHTVRAALPELRAGGRGGSIVITSSTAGLKASPSLFASGNAYASAKRGVVGLMQGLAGYLAPEWIRVNTIHPTGVASGMTQNDAMRALMAQAAAGGQNSISGMQNALPLPMLEAEDVANAVAYLVSDEAKFITGIEWPLDAGFMVR
- a CDS encoding alpha/beta fold hydrolase; its protein translation is MTDQPQRIEFDVSAAVGEPARLAASYFPPAGGGQAPAVLVCLPGGTYDRGYFDLRVPEFDDYSFATDAAARGYAVIALDHLGTGASSRPDREIGLADQAAAAAAAVAAVPAMTGQYAPALCIAHSLGGYVAMYQQAAHGSYVGLAILGTTNQYVAQRPLGPEDAAAAESPRGRAELVERMVAVFPHRYAQPADRAPMRSWFHLADVPEQVVTVDDATTLTVVPRRSGAEASVPGIGRDAAAAVDVPVFLGYGAVDVSPDPQREASFYPNSPDITVYALTGSAHCHNMAATRRILWDRLAHWYSGVLGTTPIAPTGR
- a CDS encoding TetR/AcrR family transcriptional regulator, whose protein sequence is MNHMTESMPFVGRSAKQQLILTAERLYARHGLDGVPLRQIGSEAGMANKSAVQYHFGSKQGLIDAILVNRVEDLTRRRSLLEARLPPEDLRRVVEAHQLPLMELGEDEDCYYLPFLEQLVREMHPLDTLPETHRESERAYYARVGALITDVPQPLRDIRIHQASGTCLHVCADRHRMRTLGMRITPFALHVSQLLDTLVAQLSAPPSAETLATLRSAPADRPTLRALP